A portion of the Acidobacteriaceae bacterium genome contains these proteins:
- a CDS encoding Ig-like domain repeat protein, with protein sequence MAGRSLVKRLALSIAVSAASLLPMAAQAQLQAFSLASTTTTTFPTTTLGATSASQTIQLTTSRAVTITGVAVAPSANSHQEFTVGTMSGCAVNSAAAAGTTCSIPVTFSPFYAGTRAGQLTVTDSTGAVYTVGLTGLGDGPQTLLTPTDITTAIGASGGVYYSGDGGVATSARIGYPYGVSTDAYKNIYIADYSTQNIRVIYQAGAALACVIEIENPTLFGLTAGTTSCTGANAAPVAGNVYTLAGNTTLYSTTVTSHTAGTTVSTLAASPTATTMDDPFQVTVDSEGNVLVSSYLTYDLRVIYVGGDKMGCLIELENPSLFGLATGATSCTGATSAPIPGYLYRIGGTSSPGASGDGGIATSALMAYGYGITTSPDGDIFFLDVSTNSARTTRIRVIYNGGAAAAALIQATNQGVTPQRGYVYKVAGGVFGTSGDGAIATSAGITYSKGLKVDAYGNIIFTDYNTSATITTLPLEARVRVIYNAGTRMASLIQKETGSTAVAGYVYTLAGSTAPGATSGNGGAASAANFVTPYGVTVDPAGDIFVVDYGDKTIRRISVADGNIYAYAGISGTSSVTNGNSLTTGGLWLPIGLAVAPDGGIDVADYGIYRVRVVGASASAIAYASAVPVGTTGTPTFVYLQNLGTEPVTVASTVASANFAVVAGTTGALYATDCSTLPTLQPGDSCSAGVALAPTALGAATGTLTITDNSNGVSTQHVVTLTGTASYQSAVTLTSSTNPTFAGDTVTLTANVAAAAGQDTTTAPALIGTVKFTDGTATLATVSIDSSGNATTTDGPLTGGTHSIKATFTPDSTIAAQWAGASASLSQVATAITTTTTLTSSAANANQNANVTFTAVVAAAGTIPTSAPAIAGTVAFTVDGVAITGSPVTVDATGTATISTSTMTVASHTIVATFTPSSVYYATSTATITQVVSSPSYSVLSSNTGVAVATGTATVVPFSVTSVGGYTGTVSASCGTLPSYMTCSFSPKSVAFTGTNTTQTINLSIGTTGGSAALATHSNGITFAALFGAGLLALLAGKRRKLPAVLMIVLGLAAAATITGCGKTATASRGTQNINVTFTDGTTSYTVVETVSVIGNP encoded by the coding sequence ATGGCCGGTCGTTCGCTCGTCAAACGTTTAGCGCTTTCAATCGCTGTCAGCGCGGCATCACTGCTGCCCATGGCGGCTCAAGCCCAACTCCAGGCGTTTAGCCTGGCCAGCACCACAACGACTACGTTCCCGACGACTACGTTGGGGGCGACGTCCGCGTCTCAGACGATTCAGCTGACGACCAGCCGCGCGGTGACGATCACAGGCGTGGCCGTGGCTCCTTCGGCGAACAGCCACCAGGAGTTTACGGTCGGCACGATGAGCGGCTGCGCGGTGAACTCTGCGGCGGCGGCGGGCACGACGTGCTCGATCCCGGTAACGTTCTCGCCGTTCTATGCCGGTACGCGTGCTGGACAGCTTACAGTGACCGATTCGACCGGCGCGGTGTATACCGTGGGTCTGACGGGCCTGGGCGATGGACCGCAGACGCTGCTGACTCCGACGGACATTACGACGGCGATCGGCGCTTCCGGCGGTGTGTACTACTCTGGCGACGGCGGCGTGGCGACGAGCGCACGCATTGGCTATCCCTACGGTGTGTCGACGGATGCGTACAAAAACATCTACATCGCGGATTACTCGACGCAGAACATTCGCGTGATCTACCAGGCGGGCGCAGCCCTGGCCTGCGTGATCGAGATCGAGAACCCGACGCTGTTTGGGCTGACGGCAGGAACGACCTCGTGCACGGGCGCGAACGCCGCACCGGTTGCCGGAAACGTCTACACGCTTGCGGGCAATACGACGCTGTACTCCACGACGGTGACGTCGCACACAGCGGGCACCACCGTAAGCACGCTGGCGGCAAGCCCAACAGCAACGACGATGGACGATCCGTTCCAGGTGACGGTGGATAGCGAAGGCAACGTGCTGGTGTCTTCGTATCTGACGTATGACCTGCGCGTGATCTATGTCGGCGGCGACAAGATGGGCTGCCTGATCGAACTGGAAAACCCCTCGCTCTTCGGCCTCGCCACGGGAGCGACCTCCTGCACGGGCGCTACTTCGGCTCCGATTCCGGGCTACCTCTATCGCATTGGAGGCACCAGCTCACCGGGTGCTTCGGGTGATGGCGGCATCGCGACCTCGGCGCTGATGGCCTACGGCTACGGCATCACGACTTCGCCGGACGGCGACATCTTCTTCCTCGATGTATCGACGAACTCCGCACGTACGACACGCATCCGCGTGATCTATAACGGCGGTGCAGCAGCAGCAGCCCTCATCCAGGCGACCAACCAGGGTGTGACGCCGCAGCGCGGGTACGTTTACAAGGTTGCTGGCGGTGTCTTCGGAACATCAGGCGATGGAGCCATTGCAACTTCGGCAGGCATCACCTACTCCAAGGGGCTGAAGGTGGATGCCTACGGCAACATCATCTTCACCGACTACAACACGTCCGCAACCATCACGACCTTGCCGCTGGAAGCACGAGTCCGTGTGATCTATAACGCCGGTACTCGCATGGCTTCGCTGATCCAGAAGGAGACGGGCAGCACAGCGGTTGCGGGCTACGTTTACACGCTGGCGGGCAGCACGGCGCCGGGCGCGACGAGCGGCAACGGCGGTGCGGCTTCGGCAGCGAACTTCGTGACGCCGTACGGTGTCACGGTTGACCCGGCAGGAGATATCTTCGTCGTCGATTACGGCGACAAGACGATCCGCCGCATCAGTGTGGCTGACGGCAATATCTATGCGTATGCCGGTATCAGCGGCACGTCTTCGGTGACAAACGGCAACTCGCTGACGACCGGTGGCCTGTGGCTTCCGATCGGTCTGGCCGTGGCTCCCGATGGCGGCATCGACGTTGCCGATTACGGCATCTACCGCGTTCGCGTCGTTGGCGCTTCCGCTTCGGCGATTGCGTATGCAAGCGCAGTTCCAGTGGGCACCACGGGGACGCCTACCTTTGTGTATCTGCAGAACCTGGGCACGGAGCCGGTAACGGTTGCGAGCACGGTGGCTTCCGCGAACTTCGCCGTGGTGGCGGGGACGACGGGTGCACTCTACGCGACCGATTGCAGCACACTGCCTACACTGCAGCCGGGTGATAGCTGCTCCGCTGGCGTGGCCCTGGCTCCGACGGCGCTGGGAGCTGCGACCGGAACGCTGACGATCACGGACAACTCGAACGGCGTGAGCACGCAGCATGTTGTCACGCTGACGGGTACGGCTTCCTACCAGAGCGCCGTAACGTTGACCTCTTCAACGAACCCGACGTTTGCCGGTGACACGGTGACGCTGACGGCTAATGTTGCCGCCGCCGCAGGGCAGGACACCACAACGGCTCCGGCGCTGATCGGTACGGTGAAGTTCACCGACGGCACCGCGACGCTGGCGACGGTCTCCATTGACTCCAGCGGCAACGCGACGACAACGGATGGCCCGCTGACCGGAGGGACGCACTCCATCAAGGCAACGTTCACGCCGGACAGCACGATCGCGGCGCAGTGGGCGGGAGCCTCTGCATCGCTGTCGCAGGTGGCTACCGCCATCACAACGACAACGACACTGACCAGCTCGGCGGCTAACGCAAACCAGAACGCCAATGTAACGTTCACCGCAGTGGTCGCCGCTGCAGGCACCATACCGACGAGCGCTCCGGCGATCGCAGGTACGGTGGCCTTCACGGTAGATGGTGTGGCCATTACCGGCTCGCCCGTAACGGTTGATGCCACAGGAACGGCGACGATCTCCACAAGCACGATGACTGTAGCCAGCCACACGATTGTGGCTACGTTCACACCGTCGTCGGTCTACTACGCAACGTCCACGGCAACGATTACGCAGGTAGTTTCTTCACCGTCGTACTCGGTACTCTCGAGCAATACGGGTGTGGCTGTGGCAACGGGAACGGCGACGGTGGTTCCCTTCTCGGTGACCTCGGTGGGCGGCTACACGGGTACGGTGTCGGCGAGCTGCGGAACGCTGCCTTCTTACATGACGTGCTCGTTCTCGCCGAAGAGCGTGGCGTTCACCGGAACGAACACGACGCAGACGATCAACCTGTCGATCGGTACGACTGGCGGCTCGGCTGCGCTGGCTACGCATAGCAACGGCATCACCTTTGCGGCTCTGTTTGGCGCAGGGTTGCTGGCGCTGCTCGCGGGTAAGCGTCGCAAGCTTCCCGCGGTGCTGATGATCGTGCTCGGCCTGGCGGCTGCGGCGACGATTACAGGCTGCGGCAAGACGGCGACCGCGAGCCGCGGGACGCAGAACATCAACGTCACGTTCACCGACGGAACGACCTCGTACACGGTGGTCGAGACGGTTTCGGTGATCGGCAACCCCTAG
- a CDS encoding VWA domain-containing protein produces MNRTTSLLLPALLLSALSPFSYAQAAPDQQPVGDASQGYRLKTTTRLVVLDVVVLDKKGNPVKGLDKSQFTVLEDKKPQTIRNFELHEPTPADQKPKVIVKSTADLNKIGTDPVDILVFDELNSKFEDMTYARDRMLKYLMRQPEILPRPTQLLAAGDAHFVVLHDYTQNRQELLDALKTHLPQYPWQMMRNQVGDGALERMAQTLGILSQIADASSGTRGRKNVVWIGAGYPSVDTSAMDQEDQDKIMETIRVVTSRMLTSHVVLYVIDPAGVQAMQQDTGTDDEGNATSSNLASGLGPFTDKLDFATFAPATGGEIFAERNDIDREVDDGLRESSSYYTLTYTPTNTDDVSTAFRDIRVKMKDPSLHAVTRKGYFGGPIPVEVAPKQDTKPSNQLKWDIGAAAQTTLPYNGLDVRADEISGGYKLNVVAKGLTWTDLEDGSRTAEVTIMAVCTTEKAKSVCHESREIKDKIKPTDDIERGERVTFPFKMDVPERTTHLRFVVRDAGSGRIGTTDVDMK; encoded by the coding sequence GTGAACCGCACCACATCGTTACTTCTGCCTGCCCTTCTGCTGTCAGCCCTTTCGCCATTTTCCTACGCACAAGCTGCGCCTGATCAGCAGCCGGTGGGAGATGCTTCGCAGGGCTATCGTCTGAAGACGACAACCCGACTCGTCGTATTGGACGTAGTGGTTCTGGATAAAAAGGGCAATCCGGTGAAGGGGCTCGACAAGAGCCAGTTCACGGTGCTGGAAGATAAGAAGCCCCAGACGATCCGCAACTTCGAGTTGCATGAGCCCACACCGGCGGACCAGAAGCCGAAGGTGATCGTAAAGAGCACGGCTGATCTGAACAAGATTGGCACCGACCCGGTCGACATCCTTGTCTTCGACGAGTTGAACTCAAAGTTCGAAGACATGACGTATGCGCGCGACCGGATGCTGAAGTACCTGATGCGTCAGCCGGAGATTCTGCCGCGCCCGACGCAGTTGCTGGCTGCAGGCGACGCCCACTTTGTAGTGCTGCACGATTACACGCAGAACCGCCAGGAGTTGCTGGATGCGCTGAAGACACACCTGCCGCAGTATCCGTGGCAGATGATGCGGAACCAGGTGGGCGATGGCGCGCTGGAGCGCATGGCGCAGACGCTGGGAATTCTGTCGCAGATCGCGGACGCTTCCAGCGGAACGCGTGGCCGCAAGAACGTGGTGTGGATTGGCGCGGGTTATCCGTCGGTGGACACGTCGGCGATGGACCAGGAAGACCAGGACAAGATTATGGAGACGATCCGCGTGGTGACGTCGCGGATGCTGACCTCTCATGTGGTTCTGTATGTGATTGACCCGGCAGGCGTGCAGGCGATGCAGCAGGACACGGGCACGGATGACGAAGGCAACGCCACAAGCAGCAACCTGGCCAGCGGACTGGGGCCGTTCACCGACAAACTGGACTTTGCGACGTTTGCCCCGGCGACGGGCGGCGAGATCTTTGCCGAACGGAACGACATCGACCGCGAAGTCGACGACGGGTTGCGCGAGTCTTCGAGCTACTACACGCTGACCTACACGCCGACGAATACGGACGACGTGAGCACGGCGTTCCGCGATATCCGCGTCAAGATGAAGGACCCGTCGCTGCACGCGGTAACGCGCAAGGGATACTTTGGCGGGCCGATCCCGGTGGAAGTGGCTCCGAAGCAGGACACGAAGCCGAGCAACCAATTGAAGTGGGACATTGGCGCAGCCGCGCAGACGACGCTGCCGTACAACGGGCTGGATGTGCGCGCGGATGAGATCAGCGGCGGCTACAAGCTGAATGTGGTGGCCAAGGGGCTGACGTGGACGGACCTGGAAGATGGTTCGCGCACTGCAGAAGTCACGATCATGGCGGTTTGCACGACCGAAAAGGCGAAGTCTGTATGCCATGAGAGTCGCGAGATCAAAGACAAGATCAAGCCGACGGACGACATCGAGCGTGGCGAACGGGTGACGTTCCCGTTCAAGATGGATGTACCAGAGCGCACGACGCACCTGCGGTTTGTGGTGCGCGATGCAGGCAGTGGACGTATCGGCACGACCGATGTCGACATGAAGTAA
- a CDS encoding TonB-dependent receptor has product MRLARLFFSLSLSAVLTAGTAAGFAQSVDTAGLEVDVHDPSGALVGGSTLTLTNETTHDIRVGVSDSHGVFRFTALKPGGYTLTVERSGFATRKQTGITLAVGQGSTLNVGLTMANSDTVVQVDSDVSAIDPDRTSIGETISQVEIDNLPSDGRNFLDFAVTVPGVTDTQTTGQNSGFSVNGQRSRSNSIMIDGVENNGALNGNVRQTLSQDAIAQFQVLTEQMPAEFGGAGGGFVNVVTRGGTDNFHGTAYYFNRDNMFTTPNYFTSADPGTYSRNDVGATLGGPLKQNRTYFFGAAEYIGLNTSNRSNFCHLGTSGCTSTTYDTINTALATGFFINSPVKGLDFDRYIPKSSAQGLYSLRVDHRINDRNTIIARVLYVQYIQANSTNAGYYYDLSTATGTYTRTQNYFTEWTHIFTPRLINEAHFMVAPQRMKQLPNTYGPGADIAGSVYVGPTTDFPVTLNEDHYEADDALSYTIGKHLFKAGVQLNYIRANSNYQGGFSGFWNFYTSGNFASGIPYRYAQNFGTSDISLPDTQLGMYLEDSWKVSRRLTANLGVRYDIDFQPQGYNLDQSNPIQSGLSTGMNRDFNNVAPRVGLAYSLDSKGKTVLRAGYGMFYDKNLLILARNTLQSKKSLIYNYYNSSTATLDALWKSGSYAASANYPTGTGIAPTIQVAYPGLKIPMIHQFDIGIDRAITNKLILSVTGVHVQGQNLLKVSNANLNAPVILTPQNQGSFGFNPTYIPYVPGNTCLSPSSSNNGNTGRATYQPCPQQYNRPIYLDETDTATGDLIHKARINDAFNDITITGPWGHSNYSGLRVTLQQKSWHGLSYRVGYVYSKALDDAPDFLNGAYPNNPFDPRAEKSVSNEDVRHRFTSAVVWKIPYLTFRRHHNDWTRQIFGNWTVSGTYIANSGTPRNITVGSDMNYDGNTSTDRPFINGVMLGRNAGLPSMIASLNLRGQKEIRFRHGMRLSASAEVFNALNRVNFTGYDVTTGVYVYNTIPALNANSATSAASGRTVQLGGRFQF; this is encoded by the coding sequence ATGCGTTTGGCTCGTTTGTTCTTTTCCCTGTCATTGTCTGCTGTGCTTACCGCAGGCACCGCAGCCGGATTTGCTCAGTCTGTCGATACGGCTGGTCTTGAAGTGGATGTCCATGACCCCAGCGGCGCGCTGGTTGGTGGCTCCACGCTCACCCTCACCAATGAGACGACGCATGACATCCGCGTCGGCGTCTCGGACAGTCACGGCGTCTTTCGTTTCACGGCCCTCAAGCCCGGCGGATACACCCTGACGGTCGAGCGTTCCGGCTTCGCCACGCGCAAGCAGACCGGCATCACACTGGCTGTCGGCCAGGGCTCGACGCTCAACGTCGGCCTCACCATGGCGAACTCGGACACCGTCGTTCAGGTGGACTCCGACGTCTCTGCCATCGATCCCGACCGCACCAGCATCGGCGAAACGATCTCGCAGGTCGAAATCGACAACCTGCCCTCGGACGGCCGTAACTTCCTCGACTTCGCGGTCACGGTTCCGGGCGTTACCGACACCCAGACCACCGGTCAGAACTCCGGCTTCTCCGTCAACGGTCAGCGTTCGCGTTCGAACTCGATCATGATCGACGGCGTGGAGAACAACGGTGCGCTGAACGGCAACGTCCGCCAGACGCTTTCGCAGGACGCTATCGCCCAGTTTCAGGTCCTCACCGAGCAGATGCCCGCCGAGTTCGGCGGCGCAGGCGGCGGCTTCGTCAACGTAGTCACCCGCGGCGGCACGGACAACTTCCACGGCACGGCGTACTACTTCAACCGTGACAATATGTTCACAACGCCGAACTACTTCACGAGCGCCGACCCCGGCACATACTCTCGTAACGACGTCGGTGCGACGCTCGGCGGCCCGCTCAAGCAGAACCGCACCTACTTCTTTGGCGCAGCAGAGTACATCGGTCTAAACACCTCAAACCGCTCGAACTTCTGCCACTTGGGAACGTCAGGTTGTACTTCGACGACCTACGACACGATCAACACTGCACTGGCGACAGGCTTTTTTATCAACTCCCCGGTCAAGGGGCTTGATTTTGATCGCTACATCCCGAAGTCCAGCGCCCAGGGGCTTTATTCTCTTCGCGTAGATCACCGCATCAACGATCGCAACACCATCATTGCGCGCGTCCTCTACGTGCAGTACATCCAGGCCAACAGCACCAACGCGGGCTACTACTACGATCTCTCGACTGCGACTGGAACGTACACCCGCACGCAGAACTACTTCACCGAGTGGACGCACATCTTCACTCCGCGCCTGATCAACGAAGCTCACTTCATGGTGGCTCCGCAGCGCATGAAGCAGCTCCCGAACACCTACGGCCCAGGGGCTGACATCGCTGGTTCGGTCTACGTTGGCCCCACGACGGACTTCCCCGTAACGCTCAACGAAGATCACTACGAAGCGGACGACGCTTTGAGCTACACGATCGGCAAACACCTCTTCAAGGCCGGCGTACAGCTCAACTACATCCGCGCCAACAGCAACTACCAGGGCGGCTTCTCGGGCTTCTGGAACTTCTACACCTCGGGCAACTTCGCTTCGGGTATCCCATACCGCTACGCTCAGAACTTCGGTACGTCGGATATCTCTCTGCCGGACACGCAGCTTGGCATGTACCTCGAAGACTCCTGGAAGGTGTCTCGTCGCCTCACCGCGAACCTGGGCGTGCGCTACGACATCGACTTCCAGCCGCAGGGCTACAATCTCGACCAGTCCAACCCGATCCAGTCCGGTCTCTCAACGGGCATGAACCGCGACTTCAACAACGTTGCTCCCCGCGTCGGCCTGGCTTACTCGCTTGATAGCAAGGGCAAGACGGTTCTGCGCGCTGGATACGGCATGTTCTATGACAAGAACCTGCTCATCCTCGCCCGCAACACGTTGCAGAGCAAGAAGTCCCTTATCTACAACTATTACAACTCCAGCACCGCAACCCTGGATGCTCTCTGGAAGAGCGGATCGTACGCAGCCAGCGCCAACTACCCGACTGGTACAGGCATTGCTCCGACGATTCAGGTGGCCTACCCCGGTCTGAAAATTCCGATGATCCACCAGTTCGATATCGGAATCGACCGTGCCATCACAAACAAGCTCATCCTCTCTGTGACAGGCGTGCACGTTCAGGGGCAGAACCTTCTCAAGGTCTCCAACGCCAACCTGAATGCGCCCGTCATCCTGACGCCTCAGAACCAGGGCAGCTTCGGCTTCAACCCCACCTATATCCCCTACGTGCCTGGCAATACCTGCCTCAGCCCTTCCAGCTCGAACAACGGCAACACGGGGCGCGCGACCTATCAGCCTTGCCCCCAGCAGTACAACCGCCCGATCTATCTCGACGAGACGGACACTGCGACCGGCGATCTCATCCATAAGGCTCGCATCAACGATGCCTTCAACGACATCACCATCACCGGCCCGTGGGGCCACTCCAACTACTCTGGTCTCCGCGTCACCCTGCAGCAGAAGTCGTGGCATGGCCTCAGCTACCGCGTAGGCTACGTCTATTCGAAGGCTCTCGACGACGCTCCTGACTTCCTCAACGGCGCATATCCGAACAACCCGTTCGATCCGCGCGCAGAAAAGTCTGTCTCGAACGAAGACGTCCGTCATCGCTTCACCAGTGCTGTCGTCTGGAAGATTCCGTACCTCACCTTCCGCCGTCATCACAACGACTGGACACGCCAGATCTTCGGTAACTGGACGGTCTCAGGAACGTACATCGCCAACTCGGGTACGCCGCGTAATATCACCGTCGGTTCGGACATGAACTACGACGGTAATACCTCAACGGATCGTCCCTTCATCAACGGTGTCATGCTCGGCCGTAACGCGGGCCTGCCATCCATGATCGCGAGCCTCAACCTTCGCGGTCAGAAGGAAATCCGCTTCCGTCACGGCATGCGCTTGTCGGCTTCGGCAGAAGTCTTCAACGCTCTCAACCGCGTAAACTTCACCGGCTACGATGTGACGACCGGCGTATACGTTTACAACACCATTCCGGCTCTCAACGCGAACAGTGCCACCTCCGCCGCAAGCGGACGAACCGTTCAACTCGGCGGCCGCTTCCAGTTCTAA
- the galE gene encoding UDP-glucose 4-epimerase GalE, whose amino-acid sequence MNNVLVTGGAGYIGGTVASLLRDRGFRVTVLDNLSHARRESVPEGVEFVQADIADRPRVEALLRDLQPDGVLHFAALIEAGESMQKPEIYFRNNTASTLSLLEAMHATGVRRLVFSSTAAVYGEPDAVPIPETAKLSPTNAYGESKLLVEQMLSWFHRVHGFKTATLRYFNVAGALDARGEQHEPETHVIPLILDTVLGLRKSIFIYGDDYDTPDGTCIRDYIHVRDLAEAHILALSKLDEQGRILVNLGNGQGFSVKQVIESARRVTGAAIPAELKPRRAGDPARLVASSDRAREVLGWQPQHADLDEILASAWKWHQHRFGSR is encoded by the coding sequence TTGAACAACGTTCTTGTCACAGGTGGCGCAGGCTATATCGGCGGCACAGTTGCCAGCCTTCTGCGCGACCGCGGCTTCCGCGTCACCGTCCTCGATAATCTCTCGCACGCCCGCCGCGAGTCCGTCCCCGAAGGCGTCGAGTTCGTCCAGGCCGATATCGCCGACCGCCCCCGCGTCGAGGCCCTCCTGCGTGACCTGCAGCCCGACGGCGTCCTGCACTTCGCTGCTCTCATCGAAGCCGGCGAGTCCATGCAGAAGCCCGAAATCTACTTCCGCAACAACACCGCCTCTACGCTCTCTCTGCTCGAAGCCATGCACGCCACCGGCGTCCGCCGCCTCGTCTTCTCCTCCACCGCCGCCGTTTACGGCGAACCCGACGCCGTCCCAATCCCCGAGACAGCCAAGCTCTCCCCGACCAACGCCTACGGCGAATCCAAGCTGCTCGTCGAGCAGATGCTCTCCTGGTTCCATCGCGTTCACGGCTTCAAGACCGCAACGCTCCGCTACTTCAACGTAGCCGGTGCGCTGGACGCGCGCGGTGAGCAGCACGAGCCCGAAACGCACGTCATCCCCCTCATCCTCGACACCGTCCTCGGCCTTCGCAAATCGATCTTCATCTACGGCGACGACTACGACACTCCCGACGGCACCTGCATCCGCGACTACATCCACGTCCGCGACCTCGCCGAAGCGCACATCCTTGCGCTCAGCAAGCTCGACGAGCAGGGCCGCATCCTCGTCAACCTCGGCAACGGCCAGGGCTTCTCCGTCAAGCAGGTCATCGAGTCTGCCCGCCGCGTCACCGGCGCTGCCATCCCGGCAGAGTTGAAGCCGCGCCGCGCTGGCGACCCAGCCCGCCTCGTCGCAAGCTCCGACCGCGCTCGCGAGGTCCTCGGCTGGCAACCTCAACACGCAGACCTCGACGAGATCCTGGCCAGCGCCTGGAAGTGGCACCAGCACCGCTTCGGCAGCCGCTAA